Proteins from a single region of Chryseobacterium sp. W4I1:
- the hemB gene encoding porphobilinogen synthase, protein MIHSRNRRLRVNESVRSLVRENTLTTDDFVMPIFVMEGENQQEAIPSMPGIFRRSIDLTVKECKELFSLGVKSVNLYMKVSEHLKDNTGKESWNKDGLMQQTIKAIKDAVPAMIVMPDVALDPYSIYGHDGIIENGKIINDATNDALARMSVSHAEAGADIVAPSDMMDGRVLTIREALEESGFTDVGILSYSAKYASSFYGPFRSALDSAPKDDMEIPKDKKTYQMDFHNSREALNEVYKDIDEGADIIMIKPGLPYLDIVSKVREAIDLPIAVYNVSGEYAMVKAAAQNGWLDNDKTIIESLTCFKRAGADMIFTYFAKEAAMILNR, encoded by the coding sequence ATGATACATTCAAGAAACAGAAGACTAAGAGTAAATGAATCGGTCAGAAGTTTGGTAAGAGAAAACACCCTTACAACCGATGATTTTGTAATGCCTATCTTCGTAATGGAGGGCGAAAACCAGCAGGAAGCAATTCCGTCGATGCCCGGAATTTTCAGGAGGAGCATCGATTTGACAGTAAAAGAATGTAAGGAATTATTTTCTTTAGGCGTTAAATCTGTCAATCTGTACATGAAAGTGTCAGAACATCTCAAAGACAATACCGGAAAAGAATCGTGGAACAAGGACGGGCTGATGCAGCAGACTATAAAAGCAATAAAAGATGCCGTTCCTGCAATGATTGTGATGCCCGATGTAGCTTTAGACCCTTATTCCATTTACGGTCACGACGGAATCATTGAAAATGGAAAGATCATAAATGATGCAACCAATGATGCTTTAGCGAGAATGTCTGTATCCCATGCTGAAGCTGGTGCTGACATTGTGGCACCAAGTGATATGATGGATGGAAGAGTTCTTACAATCCGTGAAGCTTTGGAAGAAAGTGGCTTTACAGACGTAGGAATTCTAAGTTATTCTGCCAAGTATGCAAGTTCTTTCTATGGACCGTTCAGAAGCGCTCTGGATAGTGCACCGAAAGATGATATGGAAATTCCGAAAGATAAAAAAACGTACCAGATGGATTTTCACAATTCCCGGGAAGCTTTAAATGAAGTATATAAAGATATAGATGAAGGCGCTGATATCATCATGATCAAACCCGGACTTCCTTACCTGGATATCGTTTCTAAAGTTCGTGAAGCTATAGATCTTCCGATTGCAGTTTACAATGTGAGCGGAGAATATGCAATGGTAAAAGCTGCAGCACAGAATGGCTGGCTGGATAATGATAAAACGATCATTGAAAGTCTTACCTGCTTTAAAAGAGCCGGAGCCGATATGATCTTTACTTATTTTGCGAAAGAAGCAGCAATGATTCTGAATAGATAA
- a CDS encoding YafY family protein, with protein MNDHYLKKLDRVTAILTQLQSKPTVRAQDLAAKFDVSIRTIYRDVKTLENAGIPIIGEAGNGYSLMDGYKLPPVMFTKEEVLSFITAEKLMQKFSHQSLGNHYQTAMEKVRSVLRHSDKSLIQNIEKQIDVFNYHPKTEDHIQNIIPIILESIAEKKQLNIEYKTVDAQISTRIIEVVGVFFEFNYWYLMAFCTMRNDFRQFRVDRILQILKTQTPFLQEYGQINDYRKNSNGNKTKVRLLVEKKIINHLVNSKKYYGLVEEIEREDGYEMIFETDWIKDGFPRWVITFADYAEILEPESLKESLKELIKDISKKI; from the coding sequence ATGAACGACCACTATCTTAAAAAACTCGACAGAGTAACGGCTATTCTCACACAATTACAGTCAAAACCGACTGTAAGAGCACAGGATCTTGCTGCAAAATTTGATGTCAGCATCCGCACCATCTACCGGGATGTTAAAACACTGGAAAATGCAGGGATTCCCATTATAGGAGAGGCAGGAAACGGATATTCCCTGATGGACGGCTATAAACTTCCGCCTGTCATGTTTACAAAAGAAGAAGTTCTGAGTTTTATTACTGCCGAAAAGCTGATGCAAAAATTTTCCCACCAAAGCCTCGGAAATCATTATCAGACGGCGATGGAAAAAGTCCGGTCGGTGCTTCGGCACTCAGATAAAAGCCTGATTCAGAATATTGAAAAACAGATCGATGTTTTCAATTATCACCCCAAGACTGAAGATCATATCCAAAATATCATTCCTATTATTCTTGAAAGTATTGCAGAAAAGAAACAGTTAAATATTGAGTATAAAACTGTTGATGCTCAAATTTCTACCCGCATCATTGAAGTGGTTGGCGTTTTCTTTGAATTTAATTATTGGTATCTCATGGCCTTCTGTACTATGAGAAATGATTTCAGGCAGTTTCGGGTAGACAGGATTCTCCAGATTTTAAAAACCCAGACTCCGTTTTTACAGGAATACGGCCAGATCAATGATTACAGGAAGAATTCAAACGGAAATAAAACAAAAGTGAGGCTTTTGGTTGAAAAGAAAATCATCAATCATCTCGTTAATTCAAAAAAATATTACGGCCTGGTTGAAGAGATTGAAAGAGAAGATGGTTACGAAATGATCTTTGAAACAGATTGGATCAAAGATGGCTTTCCAAGATGGGTAATCACTTTTGCCGATTATGCCGAAATTTTAGAACCGGAATCTTTAAAAGAAAGTCTTAAAGAATTAATTAAGGATATTTCAAAAAAAATATAA
- a CDS encoding tyrosine-protein phosphatase: MKQFIKISILLLAIFCVFSCKTQHFTKPEYGKEKTGNIIEIKKVNNFRTVGNIKNSEGKTLKEGKFYRSGHLHKLKKKSFKELKSLGIKEIIDLRNAKEISDKPDQLPADIVYKKYSAFEDKGDQLTQAKKLVLKGKVNGSDADKRMLDFYREYVTENPETIRKIITEILESEQPVLYHCTAGKDRTGITTALILTILKFDKETIYNDYLLSNNYRKKLIFKRLKLANNLHFLYPKMDVKVLEKLSWVETEYLDAAFDEINNKYGSVDTYIQQVLGISEDKREEYIKKFTN; this comes from the coding sequence TTGAAACAATTTATAAAAATATCAATTCTGCTGTTAGCAATATTTTGTGTTTTTTCCTGTAAGACGCAGCATTTTACCAAACCGGAATATGGGAAAGAAAAAACGGGGAATATTATTGAAATCAAAAAAGTAAACAATTTCAGGACGGTAGGAAATATTAAAAATTCTGAAGGAAAAACGTTAAAAGAAGGGAAATTTTACAGAAGCGGACATCTTCACAAACTAAAGAAAAAATCGTTCAAAGAATTGAAAAGCCTGGGAATAAAAGAAATCATCGATCTTAGAAATGCAAAGGAAATATCCGACAAGCCAGACCAGCTTCCCGCTGATATCGTTTATAAAAAATATTCCGCTTTTGAAGATAAGGGAGATCAGTTAACCCAAGCCAAAAAGCTTGTTTTAAAAGGAAAAGTAAACGGTTCTGATGCAGATAAAAGAATGCTGGATTTTTACAGGGAATATGTAACAGAAAACCCTGAAACAATAAGGAAAATAATCACCGAAATTCTGGAATCTGAACAACCCGTTCTATATCATTGTACTGCAGGAAAAGACAGGACAGGCATTACTACGGCTCTTATTTTGACCATCTTAAAATTTGATAAAGAAACTATTTATAATGATTATCTTTTATCCAATAATTACAGAAAAAAACTGATTTTTAAAAGGCTAAAACTGGCAAATAATCTGCATTTCTTATATCCTAAAATGGATGTTAAAGTCTTGGAAAAGTTGAGCTGGGTAGAAACTGAATATCTCGATGCCGCTTTTGACGAAATCAATAATAAATATGGTTCAGTGGATACTTATATTCAACAGGTATTGGGAATTTCAGAAGATAAGAGGGAAGAATATATTAAGAAGTTTACAAATTGA
- a CDS encoding thiamine diphosphokinase: protein MKDKVLLFINGDHPKTFPDPDQYGLIACTDGAFHYLKHLGFPLDKLDFISGDFDSHSGSDESVYQDKFILTLDQDKTDFHKALEIIIERGFTKIDVFGGSGGEQDHFLGNLTVAYAFKDQIDLKFYDEFSEYYFVPKRFKLKGAKNKMISLYPFPSVDKITTTGLNWPLDQGSLNITSRIGTRNFAVEDEVSIQYESGDLLFFVGINEIDYPKVY, encoded by the coding sequence ATGAAAGATAAAGTATTACTTTTCATCAACGGAGATCATCCAAAAACCTTTCCGGATCCTGACCAATATGGCCTGATTGCCTGTACAGACGGTGCTTTTCATTATTTGAAGCATCTCGGATTTCCTTTAGATAAATTAGACTTTATTTCCGGTGATTTTGATTCCCATTCCGGATCGGATGAAAGTGTTTACCAGGATAAATTTATTTTAACTCTTGATCAGGATAAAACCGATTTTCACAAAGCATTGGAAATCATTATTGAAAGAGGTTTTACCAAGATTGATGTTTTCGGGGGAAGTGGCGGAGAACAGGATCATTTTCTGGGAAATCTGACGGTTGCTTACGCTTTTAAAGATCAAATAGATTTGAAATTCTACGATGAATTTTCAGAATATTATTTTGTTCCAAAAAGATTTAAACTGAAAGGAGCTAAAAATAAAATGATCTCATTGTATCCTTTTCCTTCAGTTGATAAGATAACCACAACGGGACTTAACTGGCCATTAGATCAAGGAAGTTTAAATATCACTTCGAGAATCGGAACCAGGAATTTTGCCGTTGAAGATGAGGTTTCCATTCAGTATGAATCCGGGGATCTCTTGTTTTTTGTAGGAATTAATGAAATAGATTATCCAAAAGTATATTGA
- a CDS encoding HAD family phosphatase translates to MSLKAVLFDMDGVIVDTEPLHRKAYFKTFDELEINVSEELYTSFTGASTKRVCETLIRQYNLNHTHEAIAGIKRSHFKDYFDNDEEFDLIPGVRELIKHYHENGIKLILASSATMTTINMVFEKFGLEQYFNGKISGADLKESKPHPEVFLLAAEMAGESVESCMVIEDSTNGILAAHRAKIFCSAYRSPHSKNQDYTLADIVVSDYEELELDKLSKYF, encoded by the coding sequence ATGTCCTTAAAAGCTGTTCTTTTCGATATGGATGGGGTTATTGTAGATACGGAACCACTGCACAGAAAAGCTTATTTTAAAACGTTTGACGAACTGGAAATCAATGTTTCCGAAGAACTTTATACTTCTTTCACAGGAGCTTCCACTAAAAGAGTTTGTGAAACATTAATCCGTCAATATAATTTAAATCATACCCATGAAGCTATTGCCGGTATCAAAAGATCTCATTTCAAAGATTATTTTGACAATGATGAAGAGTTTGATCTCATTCCGGGAGTACGAGAATTAATTAAACATTATCATGAAAACGGAATAAAGCTTATTCTAGCTTCTTCAGCAACGATGACAACCATCAATATGGTTTTTGAAAAGTTCGGACTTGAGCAGTATTTCAACGGAAAGATCAGCGGTGCTGATTTGAAGGAATCCAAACCTCATCCTGAAGTATTTCTATTAGCAGCTGAAATGGCAGGGGAATCTGTTGAAAGCTGCATGGTAATTGAGGATTCTACAAACGGAATTCTTGCTGCGCACAGAGCAAAGATTTTCTGTTCTGCCTACAGAAGTCCGCATTCAAAAAATCAGGATTATACTTTGGCAGATATTGTGGTGTCAGACTATGAAGAGCTGGAACTGGATAAGCTTTCAAAATATTTTTAA
- a CDS encoding DinB family protein yields MTTTATATKQFMTSDQLLEHWQGHRNLTRRVIEAFPEKELFEFSVGGMRPFAKLALELISIGGPALKGIVDKNMEAYNEEGFSPKTKEDILKKWDEETEVINNYFNQITEERLQETFNLFGQYEFPVYQNILYFVDNEIHHRGQGYVYLRALGIEPPFFWERF; encoded by the coding sequence ATGACAACTACTGCAACAGCCACAAAACAATTCATGACTTCTGACCAATTATTAGAGCATTGGCAAGGGCACAGAAACTTGACAAGAAGGGTGATCGAAGCTTTTCCGGAAAAGGAATTATTTGAATTTTCCGTAGGAGGCATGAGACCTTTCGCCAAACTGGCATTAGAACTGATCAGCATTGGAGGACCAGCTTTAAAAGGAATTGTTGACAAAAACATGGAAGCCTACAATGAAGAAGGATTCAGCCCAAAAACGAAAGAAGACATCTTAAAAAAATGGGACGAAGAAACTGAGGTAATCAATAATTACTTTAACCAGATCACAGAAGAACGTCTACAGGAAACTTTCAATTTATTCGGACAGTATGAATTTCCGGTGTATCAGAACATTCTTTATTTTGTAGATAATGAAATTCACCACAGAGGACAGGGATATGTTTACCTGAGAGCATTAGGAATTGAACCTCCTTTTTTTTGGGAGAGATTTTAG
- a CDS encoding T9SS type A sorting domain-containing protein, which produces MKKLLLLFIFIGAFVGFSNNFQAQLREPGSINQKADDGVLVVYPNPAKDYLLIKAKDSALKIKSVTFYSILGTQVANYSVNMNSGEINIERLKPGKYLIRYILSDNTQKVTQIVKQ; this is translated from the coding sequence ATGAAAAAACTTTTACTCTTATTTATATTTATTGGCGCTTTCGTTGGGTTTTCCAACAATTTTCAAGCACAGCTGAGAGAGCCGGGTTCCATTAACCAGAAGGCTGATGACGGTGTACTGGTAGTCTATCCAAATCCTGCCAAGGATTACCTTCTGATCAAAGCAAAAGATTCTGCTTTAAAGATCAAAAGTGTAACATTTTATTCAATTTTAGGAACACAGGTTGCTAATTACTCTGTTAACATGAATTCCGGGGAGATTAATATTGAAAGATTGAAACCCGGGAAATATCTGATCCGCTATATTTTAAGCGATAATACCCAAAAGGTAACTCAAATCGTAAAACAATAA
- a CDS encoding TM2 domain-containing protein — translation MALNKFYLGYTKEGIIQLILNIVTLGAASFIPFIEGILYLFMSDKQFDDTYVYGKKGWF, via the coding sequence CTGGCCTTAAATAAGTTCTATCTGGGTTATACGAAAGAAGGCATTATCCAGCTTATTCTTAATATAGTCACTTTAGGGGCAGCTTCTTTTATTCCTTTTATTGAGGGAATTTTATATCTCTTCATGAGTGACAAGCAGTTTGATGACACGTATGTATACGGGAAAAAAGGCTGGTTTTAA
- a CDS encoding ABC transporter ATP-binding protein has translation MIYGTLFLTFLGALAAQVNPIVLKYTVDEVTELTHLPHPMSAGIHILIVISIILLGKELLNIFINFGQKFYGEKIRINVSSVLAQSAIDKILLYKVAYFNDENHESGKLQIRIDRGIESLTKLVQNFFIDILPLFSNAIIALIIMYMQNVYVGMVSTIIVPIYFYISSLQAKKLGGVRRQLRNQRERKTSGLLNLINSIMVIKSFVREKFEGKKQYDLQMELMESQMFTRKTNFIYDGLKTFIEQFGVVLIILLTVYLVLDQQMTIGAIMLHIMLFNNISAPIRQLHRIYDDMNDAMIYAEGYFEILNADDEIEQNGTYVEEKIKGNFELKNVNFSYPNGTKALHDVSMKIENGKTTALVGLSGAGKSTVINLLCKFYLPDSGEILLDGVNLNDFDNTSLRNDLGLVLQKNHIFQGSIEDNIRYGDMNASFEEIQEASRKAYLHDQILDLPDGYQHDATQLSGGQQQRIAIARLFLKNPPIIFLDEPTASLDAIATEQIKNSLDAIKEGRTVVIISHSLSQILDSDTIYVMKKGRVVESGTHDDLVQMNGTYREIFDASARSLNLDKLVNSFKDN, from the coding sequence ATGATTTACGGAACATTATTTCTAACTTTTTTAGGCGCACTTGCCGCACAGGTCAATCCTATTGTCCTTAAATATACGGTGGATGAGGTAACTGAATTAACCCATCTTCCGCATCCGATGTCTGCAGGAATTCATATTCTGATTGTTATTTCCATTATTTTACTTGGAAAGGAATTACTCAATATTTTCATTAATTTCGGACAGAAATTTTATGGTGAAAAAATCAGGATCAATGTAAGTTCTGTTTTGGCACAGTCGGCTATTGACAAAATTCTGTTGTACAAAGTAGCTTATTTTAATGATGAAAATCATGAGTCCGGAAAGCTGCAGATCAGGATAGACCGTGGTATTGAAAGTCTTACAAAGCTTGTGCAAAATTTTTTTATTGATATTCTGCCTCTTTTTTCCAATGCTATTATAGCACTGATCATTATGTATATGCAGAATGTATATGTGGGCATGGTTTCTACGATTATTGTTCCGATCTATTTTTACATAAGCTCCCTTCAGGCGAAGAAATTGGGTGGAGTACGCCGCCAGCTTAGAAATCAAAGAGAAAGAAAAACTTCAGGACTATTGAACCTGATCAATTCTATTATGGTCATCAAGAGTTTTGTGCGTGAAAAATTTGAAGGAAAAAAACAATATGATCTTCAGATGGAACTGATGGAAAGCCAGATGTTCACAAGAAAAACCAACTTTATTTATGATGGTTTAAAAACTTTTATCGAGCAGTTTGGAGTAGTTTTAATTATTCTTTTGACAGTTTATCTCGTATTGGATCAGCAAATGACGATCGGGGCCATTATGCTTCATATCATGCTCTTCAATAATATTTCAGCGCCTATCCGTCAGCTGCACAGGATTTATGATGATATGAACGATGCCATGATCTATGCTGAAGGTTATTTTGAGATATTGAACGCTGATGATGAAATAGAACAGAATGGAACTTATGTAGAAGAAAAGATCAAAGGCAATTTTGAATTGAAAAATGTCAATTTCAGTTATCCTAACGGAACAAAAGCCCTGCATGATGTTTCCATGAAAATTGAAAACGGAAAAACAACGGCGCTCGTAGGTTTAAGTGGTGCCGGAAAATCTACAGTAATTAATCTTTTGTGTAAATTTTACCTTCCCGATTCAGGAGAAATTCTGCTGGACGGCGTAAATTTAAATGATTTTGACAATACGTCTTTGAGAAATGATCTCGGCCTCGTACTGCAGAAAAACCATATTTTCCAGGGTAGTATTGAAGACAATATCCGTTATGGTGACATGAATGCGAGTTTTGAGGAAATTCAGGAGGCTTCAAGAAAAGCTTATCTGCATGATCAGATTCTGGACCTTCCGGATGGCTATCAGCATGATGCTACGCAGCTTTCTGGTGGACAGCAGCAGAGAATTGCTATTGCCAGACTATTCTTGAAAAACCCACCCATCATTTTTCTTGATGAACCAACTGCCAGCCTGGATGCTATTGCTACAGAACAGATTAAAAATTCCCTTGATGCCATCAAAGAAGGCCGTACCGTTGTTATTATTTCCCATTCACTTTCACAGATCTTAGATTCTGATACCATTTATGTTATGAAAAAAGGAAGAGTAGTGGAAAGCGGAACCCATGATGATTTAGTTCAGATGAATGGCACGTACCGGGAAATTTTTGATGCCTCGGCCAGAAGCTTGAACCTGGATAAGCTGGTCAATTCTTTTAAAGATAATTGA
- a CDS encoding bacteriocin, whose amino-acid sequence MKKLTKKDLKKINGGSIRFPDANGNCLPGWYLCPTNVCINDNGGENPIQPGDRDYFTCFGHN is encoded by the coding sequence ATGAAAAAATTAACAAAAAAAGATCTGAAGAAGATCAATGGAGGTAGTATAAGATTTCCTGACGCTAACGGTAATTGCCTTCCCGGATGGTACTTATGTCCCACCAATGTATGTATCAATGATAATGGAGGCGAAAACCCTATTCAGCCGGGAGATCGTGATTATTTCACATGCTTCGGACACAATTAA
- a CDS encoding arginine decarboxylase, which yields MKIKYSELIDQTLYFPTEEFNVSENNLLFHDVPLMEVVEKFGTPLKISYLPRISQNIQKAKSWFREAFEKAEYKKNYTYCYCTKSSHFNFVLEEALKNDISIETSSAYDMDIVKSLYEKGKVDKNIEVICNGFKTDDYLVKISEMINSGFENITPILDNYRELDKLTESIDTTFDIGIRIASEEEPKFEFYTSRLGIGYRDIIPYYSQKIAEHPNARLKMLHFFINTGIKDTAYYWNELYKCLRVYARLKKIAPEVDSLNIGGGFPIKTSLNFEYDYQYMVEEIVSQIKKFCEEEGVEEPNIYTEFGSFTVGESGANLYKIISQKRQNDREKWNMIDSSFMTTLPDTWAISRHFIMLPLNRWEDTYERVFLGGLTCDSDDYYNSEQHTNAIYLPTFSDTKPLYIGFFHTGAYQETIGGYGGVHHCLMPQPRHILIQKDENGELQYEIFREKQEPEDILKILGYK from the coding sequence ATGAAAATAAAATACTCGGAACTTATTGATCAGACATTATATTTTCCTACAGAGGAATTTAATGTTTCTGAGAACAATTTGTTATTTCACGATGTTCCTTTAATGGAAGTCGTTGAAAAATTTGGCACCCCGCTAAAAATTAGCTACCTGCCAAGAATTTCTCAAAACATCCAGAAAGCGAAAAGCTGGTTTAGGGAAGCTTTTGAGAAAGCCGAATATAAGAAGAATTATACCTACTGCTACTGTACAAAATCCAGCCATTTCAATTTTGTGCTTGAAGAAGCTCTTAAGAATGATATTTCTATAGAAACGTCTTCGGCTTATGATATGGATATTGTAAAATCTCTTTATGAGAAAGGTAAAGTAGATAAAAATATTGAAGTGATCTGTAACGGATTCAAAACGGATGATTATCTGGTGAAAATTTCAGAGATGATCAACAGCGGTTTTGAAAATATTACCCCGATTCTGGACAATTACCGTGAGCTGGATAAGCTTACAGAAAGTATTGATACTACTTTTGATATCGGAATCAGAATTGCTTCGGAAGAAGAACCGAAATTCGAATTTTATACCTCAAGACTGGGGATTGGATATAGAGATATTATTCCTTATTACAGCCAGAAAATTGCTGAGCATCCGAATGCAAGACTGAAAATGCTTCACTTCTTCATTAATACCGGAATTAAAGACACAGCCTATTACTGGAATGAATTGTACAAATGTCTTCGTGTTTATGCACGTTTGAAGAAGATTGCTCCGGAAGTTGATTCACTGAATATCGGTGGTGGTTTCCCGATCAAAACTTCTTTAAACTTTGAATACGATTATCAGTATATGGTAGAAGAGATCGTTTCTCAGATCAAAAAATTCTGTGAAGAAGAAGGAGTAGAAGAGCCTAATATCTATACGGAATTCGGAAGTTTTACCGTAGGAGAAAGTGGCGCGAACCTTTACAAGATCATCTCCCAGAAACGTCAGAACGACAGAGAAAAATGGAATATGATTGATTCTTCATTCATGACCACGCTTCCTGATACCTGGGCTATTTCAAGACACTTTATTATGCTCCCGCTGAACAGATGGGAGGATACTTACGAAAGAGTGTTTCTTGGCGGACTGACCTGTGATTCAGATGATTATTATAATTCTGAACAGCATACCAATGCCATTTATCTGCCTACTTTCAGTGATACAAAACCTCTGTATATCGGATTTTTCCATACTGGTGCCTATCAGGAAACTATTGGAGGATATGGCGGTGTTCACCACTGTCTGATGCCGCAGCCGAGACACATTTTGATTCAGAAAGACGAAAATGGGGAACTTCAGTATGAAATTTTCCGTGAGAAACAGGAGCCTGAAGATATTTTGAAAATCCTGGGTTACAAATAA
- a CDS encoding cob(I)yrinic acid a,c-diamide adenosyltransferase, which yields MKIYTKTGDKGQTALYGGTRVSKASARVESYGNIDELNSFIGISKSHIKDEEVLKQLKKIQFDLFTVGSEAATPADKLMLANGKSRLPLIISDTEIEELEQWMDAFEDQLEPLQYFILPGGGKAATFLHAARTICRRAERSLVFLNESEEVRPELIKYLNRLSDYIFVLARYISKINNEPEEYWNPNER from the coding sequence ATGAAAATTTACACGAAAACAGGAGATAAAGGACAGACCGCATTATACGGTGGTACGAGGGTTTCCAAGGCCAGCGCCAGAGTGGAAAGTTACGGGAATATAGATGAACTTAATTCGTTCATTGGTATTTCTAAAAGCCATATTAAGGATGAAGAGGTTTTGAAGCAGTTGAAAAAAATTCAGTTTGATCTTTTTACTGTTGGATCAGAAGCGGCAACACCGGCTGATAAATTAATGCTGGCCAATGGGAAATCTAGGCTTCCTCTGATTATTTCAGACACTGAAATTGAAGAACTGGAGCAGTGGATGGATGCTTTTGAAGATCAACTGGAGCCGCTTCAGTATTTTATCCTACCTGGTGGAGGGAAAGCAGCAACATTTTTACACGCAGCCAGAACCATCTGCAGAAGGGCTGAACGTTCCCTTGTTTTCTTAAATGAATCTGAAGAAGTACGTCCCGAACTGATCAAATATTTAAACAGACTTTCAGATTATATCTTTGTTTTGGCAAGATATATTTCAAAGATCAATAACGAGCCGGAAGAATACTGGAATCCGAATGAAAGATAA
- a CDS encoding ABC transporter ATP-binding protein — MLKAEHIRKTYNAGKKVALDDFSIHVPQGSIYGLLGPNGAGKTSFIRIINQITQADSGDVFINGNKLSPSHIRDIGYMPEERGLYKNMSVGDQILYFGELKGMSKNDALNEAKKWFEKLNIDQWWKKKLSELSKGMAQKIQFVVTVLHRPHLLILDEPFSGFDPVNANLIKDQIIDLKNNGTTIILSTHRMESVEEMCDYVALINNSKKIIDGRVFDVREKFKKNIFGITLSEVDEAKFENFKTSYDIFNFSNENNLISFDLKNESGQNEILLDLVNVGKVRSFDEKIPSMNEVFINAVSNHP; from the coding sequence ATGCTTAAAGCTGAACATATCAGAAAGACCTATAATGCCGGGAAGAAAGTCGCATTGGATGATTTTAGCATCCATGTACCTCAAGGCAGTATTTACGGGCTTCTAGGCCCGAACGGAGCCGGAAAAACTTCTTTCATCCGTATCATCAACCAAATCACCCAGGCGGATTCCGGAGATGTATTCATCAATGGGAATAAGCTTAGTCCAAGCCATATCAGAGATATCGGTTATATGCCCGAAGAAAGAGGCTTGTACAAGAACATGAGTGTTGGGGATCAGATTCTTTATTTCGGGGAACTGAAAGGGATGAGCAAAAATGATGCTTTGAACGAAGCGAAGAAATGGTTTGAAAAACTGAACATCGACCAATGGTGGAAAAAGAAGCTTTCTGAACTTTCAAAAGGGATGGCACAGAAAATCCAGTTTGTAGTAACGGTTCTTCACCGCCCACATCTTCTGATCCTTGATGAACCTTTCTCCGGTTTTGATCCTGTGAATGCCAATTTAATTAAAGATCAGATTATCGATCTAAAAAATAACGGAACTACGATCATTCTTTCTACCCACAGAATGGAAAGTGTGGAGGAAATGTGTGATTATGTAGCACTGATCAACAATTCAAAGAAAATTATTGACGGAAGGGTGTTTGACGTAAGGGAAAAATTTAAGAAGAATATTTTCGGAATTACTCTTTCAGAAGTGGATGAAGCGAAGTTTGAAAATTTTAAAACCAGCTATGATATATTCAATTTCTCTAATGAAAACAATCTGATTTCTTTTGATCTGAAAAATGAAAGCGGCCAGAACGAAATTCTTCTGGATCTTGTGAATGTGGGAAAAGTGAGATCATTCGACGAAAAAATCCCAAGTATGAATGAAGTGTTTATTAACGCAGTAAGCAATCATCCTTAA